The following coding sequences lie in one Xanthomonas hortorum pv. pelargonii genomic window:
- the ribB gene encoding 3,4-dihydroxy-2-butanone-4-phosphate synthase, whose protein sequence is MNFAPVPELIEELRAGRMVVIVDDEDRENEGDLIMAAELVKPSDINFMVTHARGLVCLSLTRERCAQLGLAPMVRNNTAQFQTNFTVSIEAAEGVTTGISAYDRAHTVRTAVRPDAKPQDLSQPGHIFPLISQPGGVLTRAGHTEAASDLPMLAGLEPAGVLVEVLNPDGSMARRPQLEVFAREHGLKMGSIADLIAYRLANEHTVERVDEREITTEFGPFKLVTYRDRIAHDLHFALVRGNADPHTPTLVRVQVENPLADLLHWQRDDFGVAATDALRAIAAEGQGVMVVLSAPRDSESLLARLRQQPEAATNAKDVSQWRRNGAGAQILAELGLGKLRVLGTPRRQVGLAGFGLEVVEYLECHAGEGARSVPAAALP, encoded by the coding sequence ATGAACTTCGCGCCCGTTCCGGAATTGATCGAAGAACTGCGCGCCGGACGCATGGTGGTGATCGTCGATGACGAGGACCGTGAGAACGAAGGCGATCTGATCATGGCGGCCGAGCTGGTCAAGCCCTCGGACATCAATTTCATGGTGACCCACGCGCGTGGGCTGGTGTGTCTGTCGCTGACCCGCGAGCGTTGCGCGCAGCTTGGCCTGGCGCCGATGGTGCGCAACAACACTGCGCAGTTCCAGACCAACTTCACCGTCAGCATCGAGGCGGCCGAGGGCGTGACCACCGGCATTTCCGCCTACGACCGCGCGCACACCGTGCGCACCGCAGTGCGTCCGGATGCCAAGCCGCAGGATCTGAGCCAGCCGGGGCATATCTTCCCACTGATCTCGCAGCCCGGCGGCGTGCTGACCCGCGCCGGCCATACCGAAGCGGCCAGCGATCTGCCGATGCTGGCCGGGCTGGAGCCGGCCGGTGTGCTGGTGGAAGTGCTCAACCCGGACGGCAGCATGGCGCGCCGCCCGCAACTGGAAGTGTTCGCGCGCGAGCACGGGCTGAAGATGGGCTCGATCGCCGATCTGATCGCCTACCGGCTGGCCAACGAGCACACCGTCGAACGTGTGGACGAGCGCGAGATCACCACCGAGTTCGGGCCGTTCAAGCTGGTGACCTACCGCGACCGCATCGCGCACGATCTGCACTTCGCACTGGTGCGCGGCAACGCCGATCCGCACACCCCGACACTGGTGCGCGTGCAGGTGGAAAACCCGCTGGCCGATCTGCTGCACTGGCAGCGCGACGACTTCGGCGTGGCGGCCACCGATGCGTTGCGTGCGATCGCCGCCGAAGGGCAGGGTGTGATGGTGGTGCTGTCGGCGCCGCGCGACAGCGAATCGTTGTTGGCGCGGCTGCGTCAGCAACCGGAAGCCGCAACCAACGCCAAGGACGTCAGCCAGTGGCGGCGCAACGGGGCCGGCGCGCAGATCCTGGCCGAGCTGGGCCTGGGCAAGCTGCGCGTGCTGGGCACGCCGCGACGTCAGGTGGGGTTGGCCGGTTTCGGGCTGGAGGTGGTGGAGTATCTAGAATGCCACGCCGGCGAAGGCGCGCGTTCGGTACCGGCCGCCGCGCTGCCCTGA
- the ribD gene encoding bifunctional diaminohydroxyphosphoribosylaminopyrimidine deaminase/5-amino-6-(5-phosphoribosylamino)uracil reductase RibD codes for MSATADDHRWMAQALRLAERGAYTTRPNPMVGCVIVRDGVCVGEGFHQRAGGPHAEVFALRAAGARARGATAYVTLEPCAHYGRTPPCALALIAAGVRRVVAAMADPFPQVNGGGFALLREAGIEVLSGVMQAQARVLNQGFLSRVERGRPWLRVKLGASLDGRTALASGESKWITGADARADVQRWRARAGAILTGAGTVLADDPSMTVRLGDDTPFVPPLRVVLDAGLRTLACENIRQGNAPTLYVYGDDVLPPSLGDAQFVAMPLHAGRFDLSAVLASLAERGINEVHVEAGATLSGALLHAGLVDELLVYTAPVLLGDTARPLLAGLGIETMAQRHPLQLLDVRQLGQDLRLRYVPLTAE; via the coding sequence ATGAGCGCAACGGCCGACGACCACCGCTGGATGGCGCAGGCACTGCGTTTGGCCGAGCGTGGCGCCTACACCACGCGTCCTAATCCGATGGTTGGCTGCGTGATCGTGCGCGATGGCGTGTGCGTGGGCGAAGGATTTCATCAACGTGCCGGTGGCCCGCACGCGGAAGTGTTCGCGCTGCGTGCAGCCGGCGCGCGGGCGCGCGGTGCCACCGCCTATGTGACCTTGGAGCCGTGTGCGCATTACGGGCGCACACCGCCGTGTGCATTGGCCTTGATCGCCGCAGGGGTGAGGCGTGTGGTCGCGGCGATGGCCGACCCGTTTCCGCAGGTCAACGGCGGCGGTTTTGCGTTGCTTCGCGAAGCCGGGATCGAGGTGCTTAGCGGTGTCATGCAAGCACAGGCACGCGTGCTCAATCAGGGGTTTTTGTCGCGGGTGGAGCGTGGCCGGCCGTGGCTGCGGGTCAAGCTCGGCGCCAGCCTGGATGGGCGAACCGCGCTGGCCAGCGGCGAGTCCAAATGGATCACCGGCGCAGATGCGCGTGCGGATGTGCAGCGCTGGCGTGCACGTGCCGGCGCGATTCTCACTGGCGCAGGCACGGTGCTGGCGGACGATCCATCCATGACCGTGCGGCTGGGCGACGACACGCCTTTCGTGCCGCCGTTACGCGTGGTGCTCGATGCCGGTTTGCGCACGTTGGCGTGCGAGAACATTCGTCAGGGCAATGCGCCGACGCTGTATGTGTATGGCGATGATGTGCTGCCGCCGTCGCTCGGCGATGCACAGTTCGTTGCGATGCCGCTGCACGCCGGCCGCTTCGATCTGTCTGCCGTGTTGGCGTCGCTCGCCGAACGCGGGATCAACGAGGTGCATGTGGAAGCCGGCGCGACGCTGAGCGGTGCATTGCTGCACGCCGGCCTGGTCGACGAACTGCTGGTCTACACGGCGCCGGTTTTACTAGGCGATACCGCCAGACCGCTGCTCGCCGGACTCGGCATCGAAACGATGGCGCAGCGTCATCCCTTGCAACTGCTCGACGTGCGCCAGCTCGGTCAGGATCTACGATTGCGTTACGTGCCGCTTACCGCCGAGTGA
- a CDS encoding GNAT family N-acetyltransferase — translation MNALRIACVADTPEHLRAIAQAHLQAFGSLLPDWDLDEALRELRSHTRDGVIPTTWVALDQAQWLGSVSLLENDDARIRQWSPWLASLYVQPQARGQGIGEALVAHCVQAAAQLGVSALYLYCQPVLVPFYQRLGWQTHAELLVGPMQIVVMCIEPQTALQ, via the coding sequence GTGAACGCGTTACGCATCGCCTGTGTGGCCGACACGCCGGAGCATCTGCGGGCCATCGCGCAGGCGCATCTGCAGGCCTTCGGCAGTCTGTTGCCGGACTGGGATCTCGATGAGGCATTGCGCGAGTTGCGCAGCCACACCCGCGATGGCGTGATCCCGACGACGTGGGTGGCGCTCGATCAGGCGCAGTGGCTCGGTTCGGTGAGCCTGCTGGAGAACGACGACGCGCGTATCCGGCAATGGTCGCCGTGGCTGGCGTCGCTGTACGTGCAGCCGCAGGCGCGCGGGCAGGGCATCGGCGAGGCGCTGGTTGCGCATTGCGTGCAAGCCGCCGCGCAATTGGGCGTGAGTGCGTTGTACCTGTATTGCCAACCGGTGCTGGTGCCGTTTTATCAGCGGTTGGGCTGGCAGACGCATGCGGAATTACTGGTGGGGCCGATGCAGATCGTGGTGATGTGCATCGAACCGCAAACGGCACTGCAATGA
- the glyA gene encoding serine hydroxymethyltransferase, whose protein sequence is MFSRDVRLETYDPELAKAIADEAGRQEDHVELIASENYCSPLVMEAQGSQLTNKYAEGYPGKRYYGGCEFVDIAEQLAIERIKQVFGAGSTEDMYANVQPHSGSQANQAVYLALLQPGDTILGMSLAHGGHLTHGAKVNVSGKLFDAVQYGVNEQGLIDYDEVQRLATEHKPKMVVAGFSAYSQKIDWARFRAIADSVGAYLFVDMAHVAGLVAAGVYPSPMEHAHVVTSTTHKTLRGPRGGIIIAKGASEELQKKLQSIVFPGIQGGPLMHVIAAKAVAFKEALEPAFKTYQQQVVKNAQAMANTLIARGYKIVSGGTENHLMLVDMIGRDVSGKDAEAALGKAHITVNKNAVPNDPRSPFVTSGLRLGTPAITTRGYLEQDSIDLANWIADVLDAPADEAVLAKVRDAVTAQCKKYPVYG, encoded by the coding sequence ATGTTCTCGCGCGACGTCCGACTGGAAACCTACGACCCCGAACTGGCCAAGGCCATCGCCGACGAAGCCGGCCGCCAGGAGGATCACGTCGAGCTGATCGCCAGCGAAAACTATTGCAGCCCGCTGGTGATGGAAGCCCAGGGCAGCCAGCTGACCAACAAATACGCCGAAGGCTATCCGGGCAAGCGCTATTACGGTGGCTGCGAGTTCGTCGACATCGCCGAGCAGCTGGCGATCGAGCGCATCAAACAGGTGTTCGGAGCGGGTTCCACGGAAGATATGTATGCGAACGTGCAGCCGCATAGCGGCTCGCAGGCCAACCAGGCGGTGTATCTGGCGCTGCTGCAGCCCGGCGACACCATTCTGGGCATGAGCCTGGCGCATGGCGGCCACCTGACCCACGGGGCAAAGGTCAATGTCTCCGGCAAGCTGTTCGACGCCGTGCAGTACGGCGTCAACGAGCAGGGCCTGATCGACTATGACGAAGTCCAGCGCCTGGCCACCGAACACAAGCCGAAGATGGTCGTGGCGGGTTTCTCGGCGTATTCGCAGAAGATCGATTGGGCGCGCTTCCGCGCCATCGCCGACAGTGTCGGTGCGTATCTGTTCGTGGACATGGCGCACGTGGCCGGCCTGGTCGCTGCCGGCGTGTATCCCAGCCCGATGGAGCATGCGCACGTGGTCACCTCGACCACCCACAAGACGCTGCGCGGCCCGCGCGGCGGGATCATCATCGCCAAGGGCGCGAGCGAAGAGCTGCAGAAGAAGCTGCAGTCGATCGTGTTCCCGGGCATCCAGGGCGGCCCCCTGATGCATGTCATCGCGGCCAAGGCGGTGGCGTTCAAGGAAGCGCTGGAACCTGCGTTCAAGACCTACCAGCAGCAGGTGGTGAAGAACGCCCAGGCCATGGCCAACACGCTGATCGCGCGCGGCTACAAGATTGTCTCCGGCGGCACCGAAAATCATCTGATGCTGGTCGACATGATCGGCCGCGATGTGTCGGGCAAGGACGCAGAAGCCGCGCTCGGCAAGGCCCACATCACCGTCAACAAGAACGCAGTGCCCAACGACCCGCGCTCGCCGTTCGTCACCTCGGGCCTGCGCCTGGGCACCCCGGCCATCACTACCCGCGGCTATCTGGAGCAGGACAGTATCGATCTGGCCAACTGGATTGCCGACGTGCTCGACGCTCCCGCCGACGAAGCGGTGCTGGCGAAGGTGCGCGACGCGGTGACCGCGCAGTGCAAGAAGTATCCGGTGTATGGCTGA
- the nrdR gene encoding transcriptional regulator NrdR, with amino-acid sequence MPLCQHNDTRVIDSRVSEDGTTIRRRRECEACGERFSTLETIELKLPTVVKSDGGREAFDARKLRTSFDRALQKRPVSEEQIEAAVRAVVHQLRMSGEREVGSLRVGEYVMVELRKLDHVGYVRFASVYRSFQDVADFREEIERLERELPVGIEQLPLLEAALERAGKPGKR; translated from the coding sequence CTGCCCCTTTGCCAGCACAACGACACCCGCGTGATCGATTCGCGCGTGTCCGAAGACGGCACGACGATTCGTCGCCGCCGCGAGTGCGAGGCGTGCGGCGAGCGTTTCAGCACGTTGGAGACGATCGAACTCAAGCTGCCCACCGTGGTCAAGAGCGACGGTGGGCGCGAGGCGTTCGATGCGCGCAAGTTGCGCACCAGTTTCGACCGCGCACTGCAGAAGCGTCCGGTGTCCGAAGAACAGATCGAGGCGGCCGTGCGTGCGGTGGTGCATCAGCTGCGCATGTCCGGCGAGCGCGAAGTGGGCTCGCTGCGGGTGGGCGAATACGTGATGGTCGAGCTACGCAAGCTCGATCACGTGGGCTACGTGCGCTTTGCCTCGGTGTATCGCAGCTTCCAGGACGTGGCCGATTTCCGCGAGGAAATCGAAAGACTCGAGCGCGAACTTCCGGTCGGCATCGAGCAGTTGCCGCTGCTGGAAGCTGCGTTGGAGCGCGCCGGCAAGCCCGGCAAGCGGTGA
- the nusB gene encoding transcription antitermination factor NusB, with the protein MSKPGGHARHVRRDGIDPVLRSRARRRALQAVYAWQISGGFAKQVISQFAHEQAHEVADLAYFESLVEGVLTNRAELDTALTPYLDRGVEEVDAIERAVLRLAAYELLYRQDVPYRVVINEAIETAKRFGSEHGHTYVNGVLDRASVEWRKVESGASGA; encoded by the coding sequence ATGAGCAAGCCCGGTGGACATGCCCGCCACGTCCGTCGCGATGGCATCGACCCGGTGCTGCGTTCGCGCGCGCGCCGACGTGCCTTGCAGGCGGTGTATGCGTGGCAGATTTCCGGTGGGTTCGCCAAGCAGGTGATCTCCCAGTTCGCGCATGAGCAGGCGCACGAAGTGGCCGATCTGGCGTATTTCGAAAGCCTGGTCGAAGGCGTGCTGACCAACCGTGCCGAGCTGGACACCGCGCTGACCCCGTATCTGGATCGTGGCGTGGAAGAGGTCGACGCGATCGAGCGCGCGGTGCTGCGGCTGGCCGCCTACGAATTGCTGTATCGGCAGGACGTGCCGTACCGCGTGGTGATCAACGAAGCGATCGAAACCGCCAAGCGCTTCGGCTCCGAGCATGGCCACACTTACGTCAACGGCGTGCTGGATCGCGCGTCGGTGGAGTGGCGCAAGGTGGAGTCGGGCGCGAGCGGCGCCTGA
- a CDS encoding riboflavin synthase: protein MFTGIIEGVGHLAARQPQGGDVRFTFATGNLPFEAVQLGESIAVNGVCLTVIAFDAGSFQADASTETLSLTTLGALPEGALLNLERAMRPTDRLGGHLVSGHVDGLGQVQSVHGDARAQRWRFAAPVAVLRYVAKKGSICVDGVSLTVNEVDEDGFEVALIPHTVANTAFAQTAVGAAVNLEIDLVARYVERLLGTRGAA from the coding sequence ATGTTTACCGGAATCATCGAAGGCGTCGGCCATCTGGCTGCGCGTCAGCCGCAAGGCGGCGATGTGCGTTTCACCTTCGCCACCGGCAATTTGCCATTTGAAGCGGTGCAATTGGGCGAGAGCATCGCGGTCAACGGCGTGTGCCTGACCGTGATTGCGTTCGATGCCGGCAGCTTCCAGGCCGATGCCTCCACCGAAACCCTGTCGCTGACCACGCTGGGCGCGCTGCCGGAAGGCGCGCTGCTCAATCTGGAGCGCGCGATGCGTCCGACCGACCGCCTTGGCGGGCATCTGGTCAGCGGGCATGTCGATGGTCTGGGTCAAGTGCAGTCGGTGCATGGCGATGCGCGTGCGCAGCGCTGGCGTTTTGCCGCGCCGGTAGCCGTGTTGCGCTATGTCGCCAAGAAGGGCTCGATCTGCGTCGATGGCGTCAGCCTCACCGTCAATGAAGTGGACGAAGACGGTTTCGAAGTCGCGTTGATTCCGCATACGGTGGCCAATACCGCGTTTGCGCAGACCGCAGTCGGTGCGGCGGTGAATCTGGAAATCGATCTGGTGGCGCGCTATGTCGAACGCCTGCTCGGTACGCGGGGTGCGGCATGA
- a CDS encoding RcnB family protein: MNRKRIVTVVLSSILALGSVVPAAFAGDWDRDHDRRGHDRDWRNDRRDDHRNDRREWRDDRQADRRDWRQDRRYYGNGYREGYRDARYRDRHYDRGGYAYVPAPVYYGRPAYVRGHRYQGPIYVVNDYDRYNLRYPPRGYRWQRDNTGNFLLVAIATGVIADLVLNN, translated from the coding sequence ATGAACCGCAAACGCATCGTTACCGTTGTGCTTTCCTCCATCCTGGCGCTTGGCTCCGTGGTACCGGCCGCATTCGCCGGAGACTGGGACCGCGACCACGATCGCCGCGGCCATGACCGCGACTGGCGTAATGATCGTCGCGACGACCATCGCAACGACCGTCGTGAGTGGCGGGACGACCGCCAGGCCGACCGCCGCGACTGGCGCCAGGACCGTCGCTACTACGGCAACGGCTACCGTGAGGGCTATCGCGACGCGCGCTACCGTGATCGCCACTACGATCGTGGCGGGTATGCCTACGTACCGGCGCCGGTCTACTACGGCCGTCCAGCCTATGTGCGTGGTCACCGCTATCAGGGGCCGATTTACGTGGTCAACGATTACGACCGCTACAACCTGCGCTACCCGCCGCGCGGCTATCGCTGGCAGCGCGACAACACCGGCAACTTCCTGCTGGTGGCCATCGCAACCGGCGTGATCGCCGATCTGGTGCTCAACAACTAA
- the ribH gene encoding 6,7-dimethyl-8-ribityllumazine synthase — MTHYEGDLRPTTARFAIIASRWNARITDALVTGARQSLAGNGIGEDAIDVVRVPGAWEIPIAANRLAQSGQHAAIIALGCVIRGDTRHYEHVADLCAEGLMSVQLQTGVPVLNGVLAVERVEDAEARAGGSHGNKGEECALAALELTNLMELLP; from the coding sequence ATGACCCACTACGAAGGCGATCTCCGCCCCACCACCGCGCGCTTTGCAATCATCGCCAGCCGCTGGAATGCCCGCATCACCGACGCGCTGGTCACCGGCGCGCGCCAGAGCCTGGCCGGCAACGGCATCGGCGAGGACGCCATCGACGTGGTCCGCGTGCCGGGCGCCTGGGAAATTCCGATCGCTGCCAACCGTCTGGCGCAATCCGGCCAGCACGCGGCGATTATCGCGCTGGGCTGTGTGATCCGCGGCGACACCCGCCATTACGAACACGTGGCCGACCTGTGTGCCGAAGGCCTGATGAGCGTGCAGTTGCAGACCGGCGTGCCGGTGCTCAACGGCGTGCTCGCCGTCGAGCGCGTGGAAGATGCCGAGGCGCGTGCCGGCGGCAGCCATGGCAACAAGGGCGAAGAATGCGCACTTGCGGCGCTGGAACTGACCAATTTGATGGAGTTGTTGCCATGA